In a genomic window of Methanocalculus natronophilus:
- the lonB gene encoding ATP-dependent protease LonB — MGTETLTEMPGDDTPEEDETFRDIDLATTADIEVPSGLIDQVIGQEHAVEVIRKAATQRRHVMMIGTPGTGKSMLAKAMAELLPKEEMQDLLVYPNSDDNNNPLIRTVPAGRGKEIVAAHKMEARKRSQMRNMLMLMLVFGIIGYALISGMLLMGIIAVAFIFLAFRTMMPRDDVMVPKLLVSTSQDAKAPFIDGTGSHAGALLGDVRHDPFQSGGLETPSHDRVEAGAIHRSHKGVLFIDEINTLTPHSQQNLLTALQEGEFPITGQSERSSGAMVRTEPVPCRFVMIAAGNLDAMQGMHPALRSRIRGYGYEVFMKETIDDTPANREKFIRFIAQEVKNDGRIPPFDRSAIIEVIREARRRSNRKGHLTLKLRDLGGLVRVAGDIARGEGAEITSVRHVLAAKETARSVEDQISDEYIRRSRDYDLTIVSGTAIGKVNGLAVMGSDSGSVLPIVAEVTPAQGASGTVIATGLLKEIAQESIKNVSALLKKFTGKDIRNIDIHVQFIGTYQGVEGDSASVSVATAVISAIEGIPVRQDVAMTGSLSVRGDVLPVGGVTYKIEAAAKAGIKYVFIPKSNEADVLIEDRYRKMVTIIPVTHIEEILEQALVPANRDGFLAKLKKLAEHAVAPTQQGQSEPEPGVV, encoded by the coding sequence ATGGGGACAGAAACACTGACAGAGATGCCAGGAGACGATACACCGGAAGAAGACGAGACCTTCAGGGATATTGATCTCGCAACAACAGCAGATATAGAGGTGCCGTCAGGTCTCATCGACCAGGTAATCGGCCAGGAGCATGCCGTTGAAGTGATACGGAAAGCTGCCACCCAGCGGCGGCACGTCATGATGATCGGCACACCCGGAACCGGCAAATCGATGCTGGCAAAAGCAATGGCCGAACTCCTCCCAAAAGAAGAGATGCAGGACCTGCTGGTCTATCCAAACTCTGATGACAATAACAACCCGCTGATCAGGACCGTTCCTGCGGGACGGGGAAAGGAGATCGTGGCAGCACACAAGATGGAAGCACGGAAACGATCGCAGATGCGGAATATGCTGATGCTGATGCTCGTTTTTGGTATCATCGGGTATGCCCTCATCTCTGGCATGCTCCTGATGGGTATCATCGCTGTTGCCTTCATCTTCCTGGCATTCAGGACAATGATGCCCCGTGACGATGTCATGGTGCCCAAACTCCTGGTATCAACCTCGCAAGATGCAAAAGCCCCGTTCATCGATGGAACCGGCTCGCACGCAGGTGCACTGCTTGGCGATGTCAGGCATGACCCCTTCCAGTCAGGGGGCCTGGAAACCCCGTCCCATGACCGGGTCGAGGCAGGTGCAATCCACAGATCGCATAAAGGCGTCCTCTTCATCGACGAGATCAATACCCTCACACCCCACTCCCAGCAGAACCTCCTCACGGCCCTCCAGGAAGGTGAGTTCCCCATCACCGGCCAGAGCGAACGGTCAAGCGGCGCAATGGTCAGGACAGAACCTGTCCCCTGCAGGTTCGTGATGATAGCAGCAGGCAACCTTGATGCGATGCAGGGCATGCACCCAGCGCTCCGTTCCCGTATCCGGGGATATGGTTACGAGGTCTTCATGAAGGAGACGATCGATGACACGCCTGCAAACCGCGAGAAGTTCATCCGCTTCATCGCCCAGGAAGTGAAAAATGACGGGAGAATCCCTCCGTTTGACAGGAGTGCCATCATCGAGGTGATTCGTGAGGCACGCAGGAGATCGAACCGGAAGGGCCACCTGACCCTGAAACTCCGTGATCTCGGCGGGCTTGTCAGGGTTGCAGGCGATATCGCCCGTGGCGAAGGAGCAGAAATCACCAGCGTCCGGCATGTCCTGGCAGCAAAAGAGACTGCACGCTCGGTCGAAGATCAGATCTCAGACGAGTACATCAGGCGGAGCAGGGATTATGATCTCACCATCGTCTCTGGAACAGCCATAGGGAAGGTAAACGGCCTTGCAGTGATGGGAAGCGACTCGGGGTCGGTACTTCCAATCGTCGCTGAAGTCACTCCCGCCCAGGGGGCGTCGGGCACCGTCATCGCGACCGGTCTTTTAAAAGAGATCGCACAGGAGTCGATCAAGAACGTCTCTGCACTCCTGAAGAAGTTCACCGGGAAGGATATCAGAAACATCGATATCCATGTCCAGTTCATCGGCACCTACCAGGGTGTCGAGGGCGACTCTGCTTCGGTCTCGGTCGCAACAGCGGTTATATCGGCGATCGAGGGAATCCCTGTCAGGCAGGACGTCGCGATGACCGGCTCGCTTTCCGTAAGGGGAGACGTGCTCCCGGTTGGCGGTGTCACCTACAAGATCGAGGCAGCCGCAAAAGCAGGCATCAAGTACGTCTTCATCCCGAAATCAAATGAAGCAGATGTCCTGATCGAAGATCGGTACCGGAAGATGGTCACGATCATCCCGGT
- a CDS encoding ribose-phosphate diphosphokinase: MKVICTEKTQILAARIAGILNVPLGDVKRERFPDGELYIRADDPDPDTVIISSIQDADSFLELLLLLDAHEGSDIRLVIPYMGYARQDKRFQPGEPISIRAVAGAIGRGVSRILTVNIHETSVLQYFGAPAENLSIAPAVGRYLAGQAIDNPLILAPDAGAREFAERVAEAHAWDFDHLDKTRMSGEEVRIKPKTMEVAGRNVVIVDDIISTGGTIATAALLLRRQGARDIRTACVHGVFSGGGYARLSQAGISAIASSDTIERASSVFSAADTIAQALKR; this comes from the coding sequence ATGAAGGTCATATGCACGGAAAAGACGCAGATTCTTGCTGCGCGAATTGCAGGGATTCTCAATGTCCCCCTGGGGGATGTGAAGAGGGAACGGTTTCCTGACGGAGAGCTCTATATCCGGGCAGATGATCCCGATCCGGATACCGTGATCATCTCCTCGATCCAGGATGCGGATTCCTTTCTCGAACTGCTCCTCCTGCTTGATGCCCATGAGGGATCCGACATCAGGCTCGTCATCCCGTACATGGGGTATGCACGCCAGGACAAACGGTTCCAGCCGGGCGAGCCGATCAGCATCCGGGCAGTTGCGGGTGCAATAGGGAGAGGGGTATCGCGGATTCTGACGGTCAATATCCATGAAACATCTGTCCTGCAGTACTTCGGGGCTCCTGCCGAGAACCTCTCGATAGCTCCGGCTGTTGGCAGGTACCTGGCAGGCCAGGCAATAGACAATCCCCTGATTCTGGCTCCGGATGCCGGAGCACGTGAGTTTGCAGAACGTGTTGCAGAAGCACATGCCTGGGATTTTGATCATCTCGATAAGACCAGGATGTCCGGGGAAGAGGTCAGGATCAAGCCAAAGACGATGGAAGTTGCCGGGAGGAACGTGGTGATTGTTGATGACATCATCTCAACCGGTGGAACGATTGCCACTGCGGCACTGCTCCTTCGCAGACAGGGAGCCCGCGATATCAGGACGGCATGTGTCCACGGGGTCTTCTCAGGAGGCGGGTATGCACGCCTGAGCCAGGCCGGGATATCGGCTATTGCCTCAAGCGACACCATTGAACGGGCGTCTTCCGTCTTCTCAGCAGCCGATACGATTGCACAGGCACTGAAGCGATGA
- the rtcA gene encoding RNA 3'-terminal phosphate cyclase produces MIVIDGGMLEGGGQIVRSAVALASVTTTPLKIVNIRANRKTPGLAAQHLAAIRAAAAISSADVHGGYVGSSEIVFLPNKPAWTMEQIDIGTAGSIPLVLSAWLPGALACGGEITVCGGTEVPNAPTIDYFEEVFLEYLRRHGAKVSLSIESRGYYPTGGGIVHLAVQPSEIAPLGRGAGKTNGIVSATSGLPDHVATRQADAAAAIAGDLPIRIVRQEQPGVGSSCTVFSDGHGGSALGRRGLAAEEVGRQAGRTWRAGGSCGIDCHLADQLLLYLAIYGGSIWTGQLTPHAETMIRLLARFGYTLLSSHEGDCVEVSL; encoded by the coding sequence ATGATAGTAATCGATGGGGGGATGCTCGAGGGGGGCGGCCAGATTGTCAGAAGTGCTGTTGCTCTTGCATCTGTAACCACTACGCCTCTCAAAATCGTGAATATCCGTGCCAACCGGAAGACACCCGGCCTGGCTGCGCAGCACCTGGCAGCTATCCGGGCTGCAGCGGCGATCTCGTCTGCTGACGTGCATGGCGGGTACGTCGGATCCAGCGAGATCGTCTTTCTCCCGAACAAGCCAGCCTGGACAATGGAGCAGATCGATATTGGAACTGCCGGGAGCATTCCCCTTGTCCTCTCTGCCTGGCTGCCGGGAGCGCTTGCCTGTGGCGGGGAGATTACCGTTTGCGGAGGCACAGAGGTTCCGAATGCGCCGACGATAGATTATTTTGAGGAGGTCTTCCTCGAATACCTGAGACGGCACGGTGCAAAGGTATCCCTCTCCATAGAGTCAAGAGGGTATTACCCGACCGGCGGGGGCATCGTTCATCTCGCTGTTCAGCCCTCTGAGATTGCACCACTTGGGAGGGGTGCCGGGAAAACAAACGGGATCGTCTCCGCAACATCCGGGCTGCCGGATCATGTCGCAACCCGGCAGGCAGACGCAGCAGCAGCGATCGCAGGAGATCTGCCCATCCGAATCGTCAGGCAGGAGCAACCGGGTGTCGGGTCCTCCTGCACGGTCTTTTCAGATGGGCACGGGGGATCAGCTCTTGGGAGACGCGGGCTGGCCGCAGAGGAGGTCGGAAGGCAGGCTGGCCGCACCTGGCGTGCTGGCGGATCCTGTGGTATCGACTGCCATCTCGCGGATCAGCTGTTGCTGTACCTTGCGATCTATGGAGGATCTATTTGGACCGGGCAGCTTACACCTCATGCAGAGACGATGATCCGGCTGCTTGCCCGGTTCGGATATACGCTTCTCTCCAGCCACGAGGGGGATTGTGTGGAGGTGTCCCTGTGA
- a CDS encoding NOB1 family endonuclease: MRIVCDASFFFGTYPLDGELCTTPQVLAELRDLQSKCRFDTLKEDGLALIEPDSVSMSRVWEAAAETGDLAVLSETDASVLALALEVEGEVATDDFAIQNVAAALGIRVRPLLQRRAKRRAWKMVCTGCGRVADGEPDCPVCGSPLSRRHK; this comes from the coding sequence GTGAGGATCGTCTGTGATGCGTCGTTCTTCTTTGGCACGTATCCTCTGGATGGAGAGCTCTGCACCACACCGCAGGTGCTTGCCGAACTCAGGGATCTGCAGTCAAAATGCCGATTTGACACCCTGAAGGAGGATGGGCTCGCCCTCATTGAGCCGGATTCAGTCTCCATGAGCAGGGTGTGGGAGGCGGCTGCCGAAACCGGGGATCTCGCTGTCCTCTCGGAAACCGATGCCAGCGTCCTTGCACTTGCACTTGAGGTTGAGGGCGAGGTTGCAACAGATGATTTTGCGATCCAGAATGTGGCTGCGGCCCTTGGGATCCGGGTCAGGCCGCTTCTGCAGCGGCGGGCGAAGAGGCGTGCGTGGAAGATGGTCTGTACCGGATGCGGGCGTGTGGCTGATGGCGAGCCGGACTGCCCGGTCTGCGGCTCTCCCCTCTCCCGAAGGCATAAATAG
- a CDS encoding orotate phosphoribosyltransferase-like protein, translated as MSNLADLKERARSLLEEGHSPGQIADELSLSTETVTWLLTQSKGAAAPRDVHIDWTAISCDSTLLESAASMMIDHYSPPASRTEPLDADVIVGIAISGVPLATLISAREGCRLAVYHPAKHAVTEKPIGSISGNFAQVKDKRCIIVDDVITSGKTLHEVVAYLRRHGGIPVAVWVLFDKRGITEVDGVSVYSLFRVSRID; from the coding sequence ATGTCAAACCTCGCGGATCTGAAAGAGCGGGCGCGATCCCTCCTCGAAGAGGGGCACAGTCCGGGCCAGATCGCCGATGAGCTCTCACTCTCAACAGAGACCGTCACCTGGCTTCTGACCCAGTCAAAGGGTGCTGCAGCGCCGCGTGATGTGCATATCGACTGGACTGCGATCAGCTGCGATTCCACGCTTCTTGAGTCGGCAGCATCAATGATGATCGATCACTATAGTCCACCAGCCAGCCGGACAGAGCCACTTGATGCAGACGTGATTGTTGGTATCGCCATATCAGGCGTCCCACTTGCCACCCTGATCAGTGCACGGGAGGGATGCCGCCTGGCTGTCTACCATCCTGCAAAGCATGCAGTCACCGAGAAACCTATTGGATCCATCTCCGGTAATTTTGCACAGGTGAAGGATAAACGCTGTATCATCGTTGATGATGTCATCACCTCAGGAAAGACGCTGCATGAAGTGGTTGCCTATCTCAGGAGGCATGGCGGCATCCCTGTTGCGGTCTGGGTCCTCTTTGACAAGCGCGGTATCACCGAGGTGGATGGAGTTTCTGTCTACTCACTCTTCAGAGTCTCCAGAATTGACTGA
- the thsA gene encoding thermosome subunit alpha: MAQQNQLTGQPVIILRDNVEQTRGYEAQRSNILAAKAVSEAVRTTLGPRGMDKMLVAGDDITLTNDGATILSELSVQHPGAKMVVEVATAQDDECGDGTTTAAIMVGSFMEQAERLLKLGIHPTNISKGYSLGMRKALEILSELAITVSPDDKESLKKIATTAMVGKTIEAVREKASDIVVDAVATVATRTDEKITIDEDDILVKTQKGDSMDDIELVQGVIIGKSRVDEQMPRIVKGAKVAMIGSPLEITKTQTKAKIKISSSEQVAAFGDAEREQLKKLADQIIDSGANVLLCQKGIADPVQYYLAKAGIYAVEDVPEKEMKYAAKALCGEIVNKPEDLSLETLGTADQVEKLYGEDLTKISGCENAKAVTIFIRGSTQYLVDELDRAINDAKRVIQDAMEDGKYTIGGGSVETEMLVRIRDYATTVGGREQIAIEAFASAFEIIPITLAENSGFNPIDKLVELKKAHVDGQKYAGLNVFTGKIVDMEKEGVYEPMRVKRQAIQSASEIASLLIRVDDMMVTQSHGPGM, encoded by the coding sequence GTGGCACAACAAAACCAGTTAACCGGCCAGCCGGTCATTATTTTACGGGATAACGTAGAGCAGACCCGCGGATACGAAGCGCAGCGATCGAATATTCTTGCAGCAAAAGCGGTCTCTGAAGCGGTCAGAACAACCCTTGGTCCACGGGGTATGGACAAGATGCTTGTCGCAGGAGATGATATCACCCTCACAAATGATGGTGCGACGATCCTCTCCGAGCTCTCTGTCCAGCACCCTGGTGCAAAGATGGTTGTCGAGGTGGCTACCGCACAGGATGACGAGTGCGGGGATGGCACCACAACCGCAGCCATCATGGTCGGATCGTTCATGGAGCAGGCCGAGCGTCTCCTCAAACTGGGTATCCACCCAACCAATATCTCCAAGGGCTACTCGCTTGGGATGAGGAAAGCGCTTGAGATCCTCTCTGAGCTCGCAATCACAGTCTCCCCTGATGATAAGGAGAGCTTAAAGAAGATCGCAACAACCGCAATGGTCGGCAAGACGATTGAGGCTGTCAGGGAGAAGGCCTCTGACATCGTGGTTGATGCGGTGGCAACAGTTGCCACCAGGACCGATGAGAAGATCACAATCGATGAGGATGACATCCTCGTCAAGACCCAGAAGGGCGATTCGATGGATGATATCGAGCTTGTCCAGGGAGTTATCATCGGAAAGTCCCGTGTCGACGAACAGATGCCACGGATCGTCAAGGGCGCTAAAGTCGCAATGATCGGTTCGCCTCTTGAGATCACCAAGACCCAGACAAAGGCAAAGATCAAGATCTCAAGTTCAGAGCAGGTTGCAGCGTTTGGCGATGCCGAGCGGGAGCAGCTGAAGAAGCTTGCAGACCAGATCATTGATTCAGGCGCAAATGTCCTTCTCTGCCAGAAGGGTATTGCAGATCCGGTGCAGTACTACCTTGCAAAAGCAGGCATCTACGCAGTTGAGGATGTCCCCGAGAAGGAGATGAAGTATGCTGCCAAGGCACTGTGTGGTGAGATCGTCAACAAGCCAGAGGATCTGAGCCTTGAGACGCTTGGAACCGCCGACCAGGTGGAGAAGCTCTATGGCGAGGACCTGACAAAGATCTCGGGATGCGAGAATGCAAAGGCTGTCACGATCTTTATCCGGGGATCAACCCAGTACCTGGTGGACGAGCTTGACCGTGCCATCAATGATGCAAAGCGTGTCATCCAGGACGCAATGGAAGATGGGAAATACACCATTGGCGGCGGATCTGTTGAGACAGAGATGCTCGTCCGTATCCGCGACTATGCCACAACCGTCGGCGGACGCGAGCAGATCGCTATCGAGGCGTTTGCAAGTGCGTTTGAAATTATTCCGATTACGCTTGCAGAGAACTCAGGCTTCAACCCGATCGACAAGCTGGTTGAACTGAAGAAGGCTCATGTCGATGGGCAGAAGTATGCCGGTCTGAATGTCTTCACCGGCAAAATTGTCGATATGGAGAAAGAGGGTGTCTATGAGCCGATGCGTGTCAAGCGCCAGGCTATCCAGAGTGCGTCTGAGATCGCATCCCTCCTGATCCGGGTCGACGATATGATGGTGACCCAGTCACACGGACCCGGGATGTAA
- a CDS encoding HAD family hydrolase, producing the protein MQHPPLCLIIFDFDGVIAESIAMKAEAFRETFSFVPRHQDEIVQYHLDNGGMNRYAKFRFIYREILCQELTRDQEQRLGDRYAGLVREKMYTIPLVPGADKLLSTCSTRLPLYIVSATPEDEMLMIAEKQGLKDYFVRIYGSPRSKADCIREILATSRIDPTSALFIGDAPQDLEAAEKTGVRFIARVAAGDPDRFTGHPHVERVVSDMHELLDYLFGRSG; encoded by the coding sequence ATGCAGCACCCGCCGCTTTGCCTGATCATCTTCGACTTCGATGGCGTCATCGCCGAGTCCATCGCAATGAAGGCAGAGGCATTCAGGGAGACGTTCTCGTTTGTCCCCAGGCATCAGGACGAGATCGTGCAGTACCACCTTGATAACGGCGGGATGAATCGGTATGCCAAGTTCCGCTTTATCTACAGGGAGATCCTCTGCCAGGAACTCACCAGGGATCAGGAGCAGCGCCTGGGTGATCGGTATGCAGGCCTTGTCCGCGAAAAGATGTATACCATCCCGCTTGTGCCGGGTGCAGACAAACTCCTCAGCACCTGCAGCACCCGGCTTCCTCTCTATATCGTCTCTGCAACCCCTGAAGACGAGATGCTGATGATAGCAGAGAAACAAGGGCTCAAAGACTATTTTGTCAGGATCTATGGCTCTCCCCGTTCAAAAGCAGACTGCATCCGGGAGATACTTGCAACATCCCGGATAGATCCCACATCTGCTCTCTTCATCGGCGACGCCCCACAGGACCTCGAAGCAGCAGAAAAAACCGGTGTCAGGTTCATTGCACGGGTGGCAGCAGGTGATCCCGACCGCTTCACCGGACACCCACACGTTGAGAGAGTCGTTTCTGATATGCACGAGCTGCTGGACTACCTCTTTGGCAGATCCGGGTGA
- a CDS encoding chemotaxis protein CheC has translation MAILTPMQIDALNELGNIGSSHAANALSALLMHQIELTVPAVEIVDLAEVHEYVTDDPFAIILFEMQGEIDHAGYILFLLPLSSAIRMINVMMGMDDENREIGEMDESALQEIGNIMASAFLNATAELLSVIMMPSPPNLVIDMGHAVIEEILTDLAVEVNEVIIFQTSLSCDQYSISGNLMMLPAIDTLREILSIMDQMLEDSA, from the coding sequence ATGGCAATCCTGACACCGATGCAGATAGATGCATTAAATGAGCTTGGCAATATCGGCTCATCACATGCTGCCAATGCACTCTCTGCCCTCCTGATGCACCAGATCGAACTGACTGTGCCAGCTGTTGAGATCGTTGATCTTGCTGAAGTCCACGAATATGTCACTGATGATCCCTTTGCGATCATCCTCTTTGAGATGCAGGGTGAGATCGATCACGCGGGCTATATCCTCTTCCTGCTTCCCCTCTCTTCTGCTATCCGGATGATCAACGTGATGATGGGCATGGATGACGAGAACCGCGAGATTGGCGAGATGGACGAAAGCGCACTCCAGGAGATCGGAAATATCATGGCGTCCGCATTTCTCAATGCAACAGCAGAGCTCCTCAGTGTCATTATGATGCCCTCCCCCCCAAACCTCGTCATCGATATGGGCCATGCCGTGATCGAGGAGATACTGACGGATCTGGCAGTTGAGGTGAACGAGGTGATCATCTTCCAGACATCCCTTTCCTGTGACCAGTATTCGATCAGTGGAAACCTGATGATGCTGCCAGCAATTGATACTCTCAGAGAGATTCTCAGTATTATGGATCAGATGCTGGAAGATTCCGCCTGA
- a CDS encoding ATP-binding protein encodes MSNRLEHCLMQLADPITTLNLIACILILAISIWWSYRTESMIPLSIGLAFGFFGISHLANLLSVIDSYRVEFVFIRGFAYILVTIGLIALALDIIRRQKAEQDLRFSQEQFSDLSENAPIGILTTDKGGVITFANHRALTMLGLQGTEGIISSCNLLTYQPLAQTGFSALLEKTLHNGAVPATIEIEFPSPEGKPLQYRAHISPILKHTGASQDVAFGGGSTESPPHGGGQPDIIGGRVILDDVTDRRRAEKAFHLANKKLQLLSSITRHDVRNKIMVIQGYLELLSDHKEDKTLSDYLTQIEAAAASIEHQLEFTRFYESLGVNEPDWVSLEDCLSELDTSGVPIHHDCSGVLIYADPMLSKVFQNLYDNTLRHAEGAVRVQVTCKHRPSSLAIIWEDDGVGIPADQKELIFEYGYGKHTGFGLFFIREILSITGITISETGTPGEGVRFELLVPEGGFQNRYGQECLVDSI; translated from the coding sequence ATGAGTAATCGTCTGGAGCATTGCCTGATGCAGCTTGCTGATCCAATCACAACACTCAATCTCATCGCCTGCATACTCATCCTGGCAATCAGTATCTGGTGGAGCTATCGCACAGAGAGTATGATCCCCCTCTCTATCGGTCTTGCATTTGGGTTCTTCGGGATATCGCATCTGGCAAACCTTCTCAGCGTGATAGACTCCTATCGGGTGGAGTTTGTCTTTATCCGTGGCTTTGCATACATTCTCGTCACCATTGGCCTCATTGCACTCGCCCTGGACATCATCAGGAGGCAGAAAGCTGAACAGGACCTGCGTTTCAGCCAGGAGCAGTTCTCTGATCTCTCGGAAAACGCTCCAATAGGCATTCTGACAACAGACAAAGGAGGCGTGATAACCTTTGCCAACCACCGGGCACTCACAATGCTTGGTCTGCAGGGAACAGAAGGCATAATTTCATCATGTAACCTGCTCACATACCAGCCCCTCGCCCAGACGGGATTCTCAGCTCTCCTTGAAAAAACGCTGCATAACGGTGCCGTGCCCGCCACAATTGAGATCGAGTTTCCCTCGCCAGAGGGAAAACCCCTTCAGTACCGGGCACATATCTCGCCGATACTAAAGCATACCGGGGCTTCTCAGGATGTGGCCTTTGGAGGGGGCAGCACCGAGAGTCCTCCTCATGGTGGTGGCCAGCCAGACATTATCGGTGGCCGGGTCATCCTGGATGATGTGACTGACCGGAGACGGGCGGAGAAGGCGTTCCATCTCGCAAACAAAAAACTCCAGCTCCTCTCGTCTATCACCCGCCATGATGTCAGAAATAAGATTATGGTCATCCAGGGCTATCTTGAGCTCCTCTCCGATCACAAGGAAGATAAGACCCTTTCTGACTATCTCACACAAATCGAGGCGGCAGCAGCCTCTATTGAGCATCAGCTGGAATTTACCCGGTTTTATGAGTCGCTCGGGGTGAATGAGCCCGACTGGGTATCTCTTGAAGATTGCCTCTCCGAACTTGATACATCGGGTGTCCCGATTCACCATGACTGTTCTGGCGTGTTAATCTATGCCGATCCGATGCTCTCAAAAGTCTTCCAGAACCTCTATGATAACACACTCCGGCATGCAGAGGGTGCAGTCCGCGTGCAGGTCACCTGCAAACACCGTCCCTCTTCACTTGCTATCATCTGGGAAGATGACGGCGTGGGCATCCCCGCTGATCAGAAGGAACTTATTTTTGAGTATGGCTATGGGAAACACACGGGCTTTGGCCTCTTCTTTATCCGCGAGATCCTCAGCATCACCGGAATCACAATCAGCGAGACCGGCACTCCCGGCGAGGGTGTGCGGTTTGAACTGCTTGTCCCGGAAGGCGGATTCCAGAATAGATACGGGCAGGAATGCCTGGTTGACAGCATATAA
- a CDS encoding PAS domain-containing sensor histidine kinase, whose product MGTDAIGRDILRFSDALPVGICVIGWDRRIILWNRTLADWSGKKSEETIGLLLDEIYPNLKRPSYQTRIDQVLNGGPPAVFSSQLHPSLFDCRHPDGTPRVQQTSIIRYPGGDPDTVSALIIIEDVTELDQEIRSARNMRDQALRLAGERKAAEESLEQLNAKLHLLSSVTRHDILNKVMVIDGFLGFAEEMATDPTLAEYLEHVRAAAMIIQNILLFNREYEKIGQSDPAWLSIEAQVQEIEPGDIPVSCDCPGISVHADPMLRKVFSNLYDNTLRHADGATHVRVACQRTGSGLVITWEDDGPGIPDDDKADVFNRGFGRNTGLGLFLIREILSITGIAISETGTPGEGVRFELLVPEGGFRYD is encoded by the coding sequence ATGGGTACAGACGCAATTGGAAGGGATATTCTCAGGTTCTCAGATGCACTGCCTGTTGGCATCTGCGTCATCGGGTGGGATCGGCGTATCATCCTCTGGAACAGAACCCTTGCTGACTGGAGCGGAAAGAAAAGCGAAGAGACGATCGGCTTGCTTCTTGATGAAATCTATCCAAATCTCAAAAGACCGTCATACCAGACCCGGATCGACCAGGTTCTGAACGGAGGCCCGCCCGCAGTCTTCTCATCCCAGCTTCATCCCTCACTGTTTGACTGCAGGCATCCGGATGGCACACCCCGTGTCCAGCAGACTTCAATCATCAGGTATCCTGGTGGTGATCCCGATACTGTGTCAGCACTCATCATCATCGAGGATGTCACAGAGCTTGACCAGGAGATCCGTTCAGCCAGGAATATGAGGGATCAGGCACTTCGGCTCGCCGGAGAGCGGAAAGCTGCTGAGGAATCCCTTGAACAACTCAATGCAAAACTACATCTCCTCTCCAGCGTCACCCGGCATGACATCCTGAACAAGGTTATGGTCATCGACGGATTCCTCGGCTTTGCCGAAGAGATGGCAACCGATCCCACACTGGCCGAATACCTGGAGCATGTGCGGGCAGCAGCGATGATCATCCAGAATATCCTGCTCTTCAACCGTGAATATGAGAAGATAGGCCAGAGCGATCCTGCCTGGCTCTCGATTGAGGCCCAGGTACAGGAGATCGAGCCCGGTGATATCCCGGTCTCCTGCGACTGCCCCGGCATCTCAGTCCATGCCGATCCAATGCTCCGGAAAGTCTTCTCCAATCTCTATGACAACACCCTGCGCCACGCAGACGGGGCAACCCATGTCCGGGTCGCCTGCCAGAGAACCGGATCAGGACTTGTGATCACCTGGGAAGATGACGGGCCGGGTATCCCAGACGATGACAAGGCAGATGTCTTCAACCGTGGATTTGGCAGGAATACCGGCCTTGGCCTCTTCCTGATCCGCGAAATCCTCAGCATCACCGGAATTGCCATCAGCGAGACGGGCACTCCCGGCGAGGGTGTGCGGTTTGAACTGCTTGTCCCCGAAGGCGGATTCCGGTACGATTAA
- a CDS encoding chemotaxis protein CheC: MEIHADDLDAIRELVNIGVGKAAGILSELTGSTIELRIPEVSIYSEEEFRDVSRSLGEGRYSAISLGFEGGFSGMTYSIFPGESAHILIHAVTGDALDHDSADTDVNSISTETLKEVGNILINGVMGSITNVLGSNLVYTLPAYAEADIPSLIQNVQKEHREAILLAETRMFIRSLDIEGKILIIMGTLSFETLISRVREMQRG; encoded by the coding sequence ATGGAGATTCATGCTGATGACCTTGATGCCATACGGGAACTCGTGAACATCGGGGTCGGAAAAGCTGCCGGCATCCTGTCTGAGCTGACGGGATCAACAATTGAGCTCCGGATACCAGAGGTCAGCATCTATTCTGAGGAAGAATTCAGGGATGTCTCGAGATCTCTTGGAGAAGGCCGGTATTCAGCTATATCTCTTGGCTTTGAGGGAGGATTCTCGGGGATGACCTACTCGATCTTCCCCGGCGAGAGTGCACATATCCTCATTCACGCAGTGACCGGAGACGCGTTGGATCATGACAGTGCCGACACCGATGTCAATTCGATCAGTACAGAAACCTTAAAGGAAGTCGGCAATATCCTCATCAACGGCGTCATGGGATCCATAACAAACGTACTTGGCAGTAACCTCGTCTATACCCTGCCCGCCTATGCTGAAGCAGATATCCCCTCATTGATACAGAACGTCCAGAAAGAACACCGGGAAGCGATTCTCCTTGCTGAAACACGCATGTTCATACGATCACTCGATATTGAGGGGAAGATCCTGATCATTATGGGAACACTCTCATTTGAGACCCTCATCAGCCGGGTCAGGGAGATGCAGAGAGGCTAG